The sequence ATACGGTGAAGTATTTCCTTCACTTCCTGTTGATCAATGTTAAAACCGACACCTCCGGGATGTATGAACCCTCGGCCAAAACGGTTCCCGCAGAGGGAAGCGGTTAAATTCAGGAATTCTCCACGGAGACGACCGCAGAAACTGGATGTCGGCAGAAACCCGATATCTCCCGATCAGGCACCCAGGTCTCCCACATGATTGGCAATACGTTCCAATTCCAGAGCAATACCCCGGAGAGCCTGAGCCCGTACAGGTTTCTGAGTATGGGATAAAGCCTCATAAATCTGACAGTATGAAATAGAATGGCCAATCGTTGTATCTCCGGCAAGAGTCTCCATAAAATGAAGAGATCTTGAATCCGGTCCTGTCTCCATTGCTTTTTCAACGCCACGGTGTTGGAAGCCCAGGGCAATTTCCAGGTGGAAAACCTGTTCACCATGACACTGGAAACGATAATGTCCCGGTTCTATTACTCCGGCGTGGACAGGACCGACTGCTACTTCGTGAATCTGCTCTCCTTCAATCTTATAAAAATCACCTACACCAGGGAGTATCGGTTCATCTTTGTTTCGATTCCATGCATCCCTGGCGGTCCAGGAATGACAATAGCGAACAGGTTTAAACCAGGGATGACCCATTGGGATAATCCCGAACTGTTCAGCTATTTCACGCTCAAATAAATGAACCTGGGGACAACGGGCTGTGATAGAGGGGAATTCTGCACCTTTGATTATTGTTTTGCCTACATTCAGTTGATTAGATTCATCATCGGCTAAAATAACATACAAGGCAGTGGCATCCGCATTTTCAGTTTTTACACCGAATAAAGCGCTGACCCGCTGACCTCTGTTGACGGCTTCAATAATGGTCTCTGAAAAAATGTTTATTTCAAGGAGGGGTATTTCTTTAATCAAAATTGAATCGCCATTGGTCATTGTCGCTAGATTTTCATAAATTTGATTCATACTTTGTTCTCCAGAAAATGAGCCGCATTCTGAAGCATGTTTTGAAGGAACTCGGGTATATATAAACCCAACAGCAAAACAAGAGCCATAAATGCCAGAACAGGAGCAATGGTTAAAAAGCTCTCCTGAT is a genomic window of Oceanispirochaeta sp. containing:
- a CDS encoding NADH-quinone oxidoreductase subunit C, which encodes MNQIYENLATMTNGDSILIKEIPLLEINIFSETIIEAVNRGQRVSALFGVKTENADATALYVILADDESNQLNVGKTIIKGAEFPSITARCPQVHLFEREIAEQFGIIPMGHPWFKPVRYCHSWTARDAWNRNKDEPILPGVGDFYKIEGEQIHEVAVGPVHAGVIEPGHYRFQCHGEQVFHLEIALGFQHRGVEKAMETGPDSRSLHFMETLAGDTTIGHSISYCQIYEALSHTQKPVRAQALRGIALELERIANHVGDLGA